In Bos indicus x Bos taurus breed Angus x Brahman F1 hybrid chromosome 4, Bos_hybrid_MaternalHap_v2.0, whole genome shotgun sequence, the sequence TATAGAAAAAGGGCGATACACATTCTgacattctgaaatatttctaaGGATCGCATATAACAGCTCCTCTTAATAACCATTTTTTACCATGTGGCTCTAAATCACCTCAATTGAGACACAGGTCCTTTCTACCTAAATAACTGATCAGATATCAATATGGAGGTTAAAAATGCTTTGAGCACAAGAAGCAAGATAAAAGGAATgattcacatttaaaatattgtacttTTCATAAAAACTAGCAGCACTTCATCCTACCAAGACATACAGATTTGGCTTCACTGACTGATCAGGAACCGAGGAAAATGGATATAGGTCCAAAACGGCTTCTTCACGAGGGAAATGTGAGGCTAGAAGGTTTCTTGAACAACGACTTCCCCATTAGGTGGTGTGGGAAACTACTGGAATGTCGATTTCAATGGCAGAGAGGCGGGAACGGGCTGAATAGGGCTGTGAGTACGTGTGCATACCGGGAGGGTGGGAGTACAGCGGCTGCCAGAAAGGAGAGGGCAAGGACTTGCATGCACAGTACCAAATAAATAGTAGCAGGGCCGTCATAAACAAGCCCCCAGCACTAGCCACAGTGACGTACACAGCATAGTCAAACGCAAAGACTGGCTCGAACTTCCTGTTCAGGTGGATGTTGTAAAAGATGACCCAGATGGACGGGGAGAGGCTCACAGTACCCGCCAGGAAAAACAGCAGCCCGGCCACCAGATGGCAGCCCGCACTATTGACCAGGCACTTAGCCAGCTTGATGTTGGGCACGGAGGACCTGAAGGCCGTGTTACACATTCCGATCAGGCAGAGCAGCAGGGCGCCCATCGCGATCAGGATGCTGAGTGGCAGGGCAAACTGGAGGACCCGCAGGTCCAGCTGGTCCACAGAGGAGTACCAGGCAGCGTCGTACATCAGGCAGTCATTGCCCCCGTCATAGCGGGCGCACTTCACCCACAGGCCTGTGTAGACGGTCAGGTTCTTCTCGTTTCTGTTGAACGTGATCAGTCGTAACTTCCTCCAGTTGGGAAGCAGTGTGCCTGCAAAGAGGCCCGCTACGGAGGCGATTCCACACAGGAAGGACAGCACGGTGGCCGCGTGGACATCCCGACAGCCcatggcaggcaggcaggtgtgTGCAGTACTGCCAGTCAGACTGGGGGGACACAGAAGAGAAGAGATCATGAGGGGACCCCGGGAGAGCAGAGCAGGAAGGGTGGGGCTGTCTGGAAACACACCAGGGACATGGAATCAGACAGAATTCTGTCCCTTGTCTCCATATGCAGTAGGAACGGGTATGAGCACACGTGCCATGACCGCAGAGCACAGGCGTACATGCACACCCCTGCTCATCAATGACTGCTCACACAGCAACCAGAGTCTTCACACATGAGCATTTTTCTATCCGGTGAATCAGACGAACAACCAACATAATTCCAAATTCACTTAACATCACATCTGAAATTCTCTCAGTTTTCAAAAATCACTCATTCGACACCCACGTTATCAAGCACTTAGGTGTGTCAGATACTCAAATATGC encodes:
- the CLDN12 gene encoding claudin-12, with translation MGCRDVHAATVLSFLCGIASVAGLFAGTLLPNWRKLRLITFNRNEKNLTVYTGLWVKCARYDGGNDCLMYDAAWYSSVDQLDLRVLQFALPLSILIAMGALLLCLIGMCNTAFRSSVPNIKLAKCLVNSAGCHLVAGLLFFLAGTVSLSPSIWVIFYNIHLNRKFEPVFAFDYAVYVTVASAGGLFMTALLLFIWYCACKSLPSPFWQPLYSHPPGMHTYSQPYSARSRLSAIEIDIPVVSHTT